In the genome of Porphyrobacter sp. ULC335, one region contains:
- a CDS encoding DsbA family oxidoreductase, with translation MTEQKLTIDIYSDVMCPWCLIGYGQLTKALGELEGEIAAEIRWRPFELNPDMPPEGEEQEAHLQRKYRRSAEEGAGLRNQMKSIAEGAGVSLSYEAAKDEGGEAPPAMMWNTRDCHKLLGFALEQAGPQVQTALKLALFRAHFNERRPLGDRDVLLDIAASVGLHRAAAKAALDDPGLEARVLAEEQQAWDMNISGVPAMIVEGKFLIPGAQAPEVYVNALRRVAEKTRAAAG, from the coding sequence GTGACGGAACAGAAGCTCACCATCGACATCTATTCCGATGTCATGTGCCCGTGGTGCCTGATCGGTTATGGCCAACTGACCAAGGCGCTGGGAGAGCTGGAAGGCGAGATCGCGGCGGAAATCCGCTGGCGGCCGTTCGAACTCAACCCCGATATGCCGCCTGAGGGTGAGGAGCAGGAAGCGCATCTCCAGCGCAAATACCGCCGCTCCGCCGAGGAGGGCGCAGGCCTTCGCAACCAGATGAAATCGATCGCGGAAGGCGCGGGCGTGTCGCTGTCCTACGAGGCTGCCAAAGACGAGGGGGGTGAAGCACCGCCAGCGATGATGTGGAACACCCGCGATTGCCACAAGCTGCTCGGCTTCGCGCTGGAGCAAGCGGGGCCGCAGGTGCAGACCGCGCTCAAGCTCGCGCTGTTCCGCGCCCATTTCAACGAGCGCAGGCCGCTGGGCGACCGCGATGTGCTGCTCGATATCGCCGCCAGCGTCGGCCTGCACCGCGCAGCCGCCAAGGCCGCGCTCGACGATCCCGGTCTCGAAGCCCGCGTGCTGGCCGAGGAACAGCAAGCGTGGGACATGAACATCTCGGGCGTCCCGGCGATGATCGTTGAAGGCAAGTTCCTGATCCCCGGCGCGCAGGCCCCCGAGGTCTATGTGAACGCCCTGCGCCGCGTGGCGGAAAAGACCCGCGCGGCGGCGGGGTAG
- the nudC gene encoding NAD(+) diphosphatase, giving the protein MHAPAASAPVMAFAGSPLDRADHIRVDDEALAGLMNWRARVLLLDGLLPGVDDAGGLVWGSLADVPENAELVFLGMMDGKAHFVPVPGEGAEGPAYAMPRAWQLMTQLSPPDLAIYGGARSLADWHARHRFCARCGSGTKLVKGGWQRHCDNCGADHFPRTDPVTIMLVEHEGKLLLGRQPRFPPKMYSALAGFVEPGETIEEAVAREIHEEAGVRVRDVQYIASQPWPFPSQLMIGCTSVADDPELTIDTTELEDARWFTREELEAARAAGEAGTDLLYFPRPFAIAHHLVTWWLDR; this is encoded by the coding sequence ATGCACGCACCTGCTGCCTCCGCGCCGGTCATGGCCTTTGCGGGCTCACCGCTCGACCGGGCGGATCACATCCGCGTCGATGACGAAGCGCTCGCCGGCCTGATGAACTGGCGTGCGCGGGTGCTGCTGCTTGATGGGCTGCTGCCGGGCGTGGACGATGCGGGCGGTCTGGTGTGGGGCAGCCTTGCCGACGTACCCGAAAATGCCGAACTGGTGTTTCTCGGGATGATGGACGGCAAAGCGCATTTCGTCCCGGTGCCGGGCGAGGGCGCGGAAGGCCCGGCCTATGCCATGCCGAGGGCGTGGCAGCTGATGACGCAGCTCTCCCCGCCCGATCTGGCGATCTATGGCGGGGCGCGCAGCCTTGCCGATTGGCACGCGCGGCACCGGTTCTGTGCGCGCTGCGGTTCGGGCACGAAGCTGGTCAAGGGCGGCTGGCAACGCCACTGCGACAATTGCGGCGCGGACCACTTCCCGCGCACCGATCCGGTGACGATCATGCTGGTCGAGCATGAGGGCAAACTGCTGCTCGGCCGCCAGCCACGCTTCCCGCCCAAGATGTATTCGGCGCTCGCGGGCTTTGTCGAACCGGGCGAGACCATCGAGGAAGCGGTCGCGCGCGAAATCCACGAGGAAGCGGGCGTGCGGGTGCGCGATGTGCAATATATCGCCAGCCAGCCATGGCCCTTCCCGAGCCAGCTGATGATCGGCTGCACCTCGGTCGCGGATGATCCGGAACTCACCATCGACACCACCGAACTCGAAGACGCGCGCTGGTTCACCCGCGAGGAACTGGAAGCGGCGCGCGCGGCTGGCGAGGCGGGGACCGACCTCCTCTATTTCCCGCGCCCCTTCGCTATCGCGCATCACCTCGTGACGTGGTGGCTCGACCGGTGA
- a CDS encoding serine hydrolase domain-containing protein: MPIHDLASPALSRRTLFRNSALLAGGAALTSLPFGRQLLAHNVEENWPNVAAMANKYVSSRKLANLFLTFGWGQEDHAHTVGGGTLALGKPAEVDVNSLYRIYSMSKPITGMATMILIDEGKLGLDQPVHEILPAFRDMRVLIDPEGPLDDTVPANQPITIRQLLTHTAGLGYQIISKGPLQKAFNEQGLIGGRVSRMPIPGIEPVKPAPGLAVWADRLAELPLMYQPATKWSYSCSIDLLGRVIEVASGMEFEAFLKARIFDPCGMTSTWMQVPASEAHRLTDNYGIVGGTPFPIDPAPNSVFLDPAEVAAGGGGLVSSPKDYDRFLRMLLGYGRIDGKFVMSEEAVRVGTSNLLPATVDLTGSWIAGEGHGAGGRTKGGTFGWGGAAGTLGAVDFELGLRTGLWTQYMPSEAYPIRDEFLAAVDADLAAMRAKKKAA, translated from the coding sequence ATGCCCATTCACGACCTCGCCTCGCCTGCACTCTCGCGCCGCACGCTGTTCCGGAACAGTGCGCTGCTGGCGGGCGGTGCTGCGCTGACATCACTGCCGTTCGGGCGGCAATTGCTGGCGCATAATGTCGAGGAAAACTGGCCGAATGTCGCCGCGATGGCCAACAAATATGTCAGCTCGCGCAAGCTCGCCAACCTGTTCCTGACCTTCGGCTGGGGGCAGGAGGATCACGCCCACACCGTCGGCGGCGGCACGCTGGCGCTGGGCAAGCCGGCCGAGGTGGACGTAAACTCGCTCTACCGCATCTATTCGATGTCGAAGCCGATCACCGGCATGGCGACCATGATCCTGATCGACGAGGGCAAGCTTGGCCTCGACCAGCCGGTGCACGAAATCCTGCCCGCCTTCCGCGACATGAGGGTGCTGATCGATCCTGAAGGGCCGCTGGATGATACCGTCCCCGCCAATCAGCCGATCACCATCCGCCAGCTGCTCACCCACACGGCGGGCCTCGGCTACCAGATCATCAGCAAGGGGCCGTTGCAGAAGGCCTTCAACGAACAAGGCCTGATCGGCGGGCGGGTCAGCCGTATGCCGATCCCCGGCATCGAACCGGTCAAGCCTGCTCCCGGCCTTGCCGTCTGGGCCGACCGTCTCGCCGAACTGCCGCTGATGTACCAGCCCGCGACCAAGTGGAGCTATTCCTGCTCGATTGACCTGCTCGGGCGGGTCATCGAAGTGGCGAGCGGCATGGAGTTCGAGGCCTTCCTGAAGGCACGCATCTTCGATCCCTGCGGCATGACCAGCACGTGGATGCAGGTGCCCGCCAGCGAGGCGCACCGTCTGACCGACAATTACGGCATCGTCGGCGGCACGCCTTTCCCGATCGATCCGGCGCCGAACTCGGTGTTCCTCGATCCGGCCGAAGTCGCTGCCGGGGGCGGAGGATTGGTGTCGAGCCCCAAGGATTACGACCGCTTCCTGCGGATGCTGCTCGGCTACGGGCGGATCGACGGCAAGTTCGTGATGAGCGAGGAAGCGGTGCGGGTTGGCACGTCGAACCTGCTGCCTGCGACGGTCGACCTGACCGGCAGCTGGATCGCAGGCGAAGGCCATGGTGCCGGCGGCCGGACCAAGGGCGGGACCTTTGGCTGGGGCGGGGCGGCAGGCACGCTCGGCGCGGTCGATTTTGAACTCGGCCTGCGCACCGGCCTGTGGACGCAGTACATGCCGTCCGAAGCCTATCCGATCCGTGACGAATTCCTCGCCGCGGTGGATGCCGATCTCGCCGCGATGCGCGCGAAGAAGAAGGCCGCCTGA
- a CDS encoding DUF1489 family protein, with the protein MPLHLTKIAFGAKSYDHLAGWYEGRGGICLTTRNRPTRHEECVGGSLFWIINHAIVARSTILGFEKTEDGRWDIVLEPRLIRVHQQAKRAHQGWRYLTDDKAPKDVAEGEDIGDALPGKLAMKLERLGLV; encoded by the coding sequence ATGCCGCTGCACCTGACCAAGATCGCCTTTGGCGCGAAAAGCTATGACCATCTCGCCGGATGGTATGAGGGGCGCGGGGGCATCTGCCTGACCACCCGCAACCGGCCGACCCGGCACGAGGAGTGCGTCGGCGGATCGCTGTTCTGGATCATCAATCACGCCATCGTCGCGCGTTCGACGATCCTCGGCTTCGAGAAGACCGAGGACGGGCGCTGGGACATCGTGCTGGAACCGCGCCTGATCCGCGTCCACCAGCAGGCGAAACGCGCGCATCAGGGCTGGCGCTACCTCACCGATGACAAGGCCCCCAAGGACGTCGCCGAGGGTGAGGACATCGGCGATGCCCTGCCCGGCAAGCTGGCGATGAAGCTGGAACGGCTGGGGCTGGTTTAG